The Pithys albifrons albifrons isolate INPA30051 chromosome 1, PitAlb_v1, whole genome shotgun sequence genome contains the following window.
TTCCTATAAGTTTAGCAGAATCACACCTTTATGTGTAACAGAAGCAAAGTTCTTGAACAGTGTGGTTACTGCCACTTTCCAACTTCTTATTatcacagccctgtgctggaaACAACCACCCTTCCAGATCTGATGACCAGAATGCTGTTTTCATCTTATATCTGCAGTAAAGTGTTTTGCAGATTTAAactttctatattttttttacaaaccTCTAGTCATTAAGGTCATTGCTTCTTAAAGAATAAGTTAATGAAATTAATTGACTAATTAATGAATCTGAGTAGCGGGTTAGTGCTCTCTAGGATGTCTAGACTTGACAGCTTCCAAATACTGCTTCTCATGAAGAAAGTTCCTTACTCTAATAGCTTCTCTAACACAACATTTCACTCTCTTGCCAGGAAACATCTGTCAGCAAATAATGTCCTTATTTTCAGCCTGTTGAAGTAACACTGAAAGCTACAAGAAATGTAGTCTTGGGAGAAAATAGTTCAAGAGGAATGTGCTGCATTAGGGGACATCATTGATAATACTGATCAATGAAACCAAAGCTCCACTGTGATGCATCTGGCCCCCAACCTCAGACAGAAAATCTGATGTTGGAATCAATAGGAGTAACACTTTCATCATCAGCGTTagatttaagaaataaattgtaGGGGTATTCACTTTGTTCCAGACCCGGATtacatttttcatgtttcatgGGTGCAGAAGAAAAGTATTCACAAAGCAAAAACTAATGTGAGACCTTCTCTACTCTTGGGTTGTGTGAGGGCCTGCATAAGGCAGTTGCCTTTAAAAGCAAACCTTTTTACCAGGTTGCTCCTTCTCCTCTAGTAAGGTGGACTTCAAActcattaaatatttacatggGTTTCCAAGGAAAACACAGCTCTTAGAGCAGCAGATATTTTGTGAAGTGAAAGATTCAGAAGTGATCCAGTGAAGTGATCAGgtgaaacacagagaaagaaaccaATTTCAGCAGGCGGGAAGTACTAATCTCACTGTTCAAAAATGCAGATAATCAGAGGTTTATTTAATGTGATATTCATGTAAATCCCATAAGATACATAACTTTTTTGTGCTTCCAGAGAATAACTGTGCAATCACAAATATGAATAAGTAAGGCAGGTAGAAGGGAATAAGCAGGAAGCAGTGAAAATGAGAATGTATATTTTATAAGTAAGACTACcacaaaaattattcttttaaactgaattaTTACAAAACTAAGAACAGCACAATTCCATTTGCAAAATCTGCATAGCGTTACTTGAAGTCTGGTAACATTTGAGACTGATAACAATAAAACCAACACACAAGCCAAAGCTTTGTGCCATTTGCCTTGATGTCTTTCTCCCACAGAGAGTACAGCAGTTCAGCAATAAGGCATGTCCTGCTTTTAATAGATATGTAGCATAAGAAACACTTCACTGAGTCCTACCAAAGGTGTAGCCAATCCATCACACTCTGAGAGTGTCCAGTGTCAAGAGTCCTCAGAAGCATAAAAGGCAAGCATAGCACAGCTCTTTCTTAGTGCACAGGGACTTCCTGAGACAGAGCTGTATCTTGATGGCTAACAGATATTCCTTGTGTCATTTGCCTGATAATATTTTTAACCCATTGACTCTCCAAGTTAACCTTGATGTGCTGCTGTCCACAACCTTCAGCCATCAGTTTGCCATGTGCAAGAGCAAGCATCAGAGTTTGAGCATAAgcaatccagatctacctgtaGGAATACACAGATCAGGgcaaaaaaagctggaaaagacttTGAGTGCATTGGATGCTTATCAGAAAAAGCAGTCTAGCAATTGCATAATACACTTCTTCTGCCTTGGAGACAGAAGGGCTGCCCCTAAACCTTTTGCCCATACACAGGAAAATCAAAAAACAGTTGTGCTTCAGGGACTGACCAGGACCATAGACAAAATCTACTGTAGTATCTAGACttctcagctctgcacaggtGCTTGACTACCATGGGATACCATACAGTGACACAGCAACTGGAGGAAAAGAATATGTAGATGATGGAAAGGCCACCAGTGTTTTAAGAGGGGTGACTTACTTCTACTAATATGCTGAGAATGTTCAATATATTTACATCTTACAATTAAACCCTTGTGTGTTTTACTATAGGGCTGTCACTGCCAGATTACCTTCTCCTGCattctaaaatatttgtgaTAAAGCAGGAAAGTGCTGCAGCAACCAAGTGTATACTTCTGTGATTTTGATATTTTGTACTGATGATAGCAAATAATATCTAATTCTGCCTATAATTTAATTATCTGAAAGTACTAGATATAATGGTGTAGTCCAAATGTTATTCATAAAAaactttcatagaatcatagaatatgctgagttggaagggacacatcAGGATTATCAAGTCCAGTTCCTGGCCTTGCACcggacaccccaagaatcacatcatGTGCTTGAGAGCaatgtccaaatgcttcttgaacttggtgctgtgatcagttctctggggagcctgttccaatgctcaaccaccctctgagtgaaaAGCCTTTTTCTGATATCTTATCTAAACTTTCTCATCTCTtcttcatgccatttcctcaagtcctgtcactgatcacaaGATGAGATACACTCCACGAGTTGACCAGCaactctgctgctgtgcagcttGGTGGGAAGACGATCTAATTCAGTTCATATATACAAATTCTTTCAGATCTATCAACTATAAGTATCATTGATCAGACAATTCACAATGATACGCATGTGAACTGCTCTATTGTTGCTGTTGCTGGAACCATAAACAGAATCAGAATGACcttgggaaggaaaaatataCTGACTTAAGGACACAACAGCAATAAACTGCAGATCCATTTGTATTTTGACTTATCGTGCCTTTTTGCCGCCTGTTCCAAATATTCAGAAGATTCAGCTACTAAGCAATggttggtttgctttggtttgggtAACATGTTAACATGCTAACATGTTGAGGGGTGCAGTAGAGTAAATGTTTGTAGAGTAGATAACAAAATAGAGAAATTGAACAACAGCAAgtctgcagggccagcagagTATTTCCCTAAGAGTTCTGAAAGCAACACAAGTATTGACAAGTTGCAATAGTTAAAGTTCTCAGTACAAGAGTACAAAGTAGCTAATTGATGACATTAGTGAAACAGGTTCCTAAAAACCTTATGAGATATTAAATTGATGCTCATACCAGGAAAATTAGtaggaattatttaaaaaataacttccaCAGATACATGgaagagaaatgtaaaaatgtgCTCCATGAATGAGACTCAATATGAAACTATGTTTCACAGAGACAATTTAATTAAAGACTGTAATAAAGGTAAGTTGTCTCAACATGGTCTGCTGGGATTTTTCAGCAGGCAGGGAGTTAGACCACACCAGGAGAGTTGGAAAAAGAGAATGAAGTAGTTTCTGGTACTGAAAGCATTAATTAAAAGTGCAGAAAGTAGAGAGGACAAGTAGCTGTTCACGCTTATGGTAGCAAGGAGCCTCCAGGGAGCTCTTCTTGCCAGGATAAGTGGTGGGAGCTGTGCTAATGTATTACAGCCTGTCCATGAgctgtccagagaagggcaaggaTGATGGGGTGGCATGGTCTGGTGAGGGTACAGTGCAGCTGAGGGGTTTATCGACCatgaagaaatacaaaacaacATTATATCACCTGAGAGGAAAGGATGAAAGAATAGGTtttattcagcctggaaaagagaaggcttaggGGTGACCTGATTGCAGCTTCCAGAACCTGAAGGGAACTTACAGGAAAGATGGGGcaagactatttacaagagcatgtagtgactGCAAAAAGAGGAATgtcttcaaactgacagagggtaagtttagattaaatattaggaagaaattctttagtgtgagggtggtgagacactggaacgggttgcccagagaagctgtgaatgccccatccctggaagtgttcaaggccaggttggatggggctctgagcaacctagtCCAGAgacaggtgtccctgcccatggcaggggagctggaactggatgaactttaaggtcccttccttAAAGATCAGagcatgattctatgatcctatgataGTGGCAAATTTAACATGGTATAAAATGCTAcaaagggaaaagcacagttgcttCTTCACTGGCCATGACAGGTCCCCAGAGGGCAGTTTACACACAGTGCTGTGAAAATACTAGCTCAGTGCAGAACCCAAGTAGAAAGTTTAGAAATTAATTAGGGAATCAATAACCAGAGGTATGACAGTgccacaccaccaccaccacaacacACCCAGGTTTGAGTCACACTTTAGCTTGTTGAGCACTGTACACACTCTGGAACGAGACTTGGGAATCAGGGGCCATGCGGGGCATCTGGAGCTCACAGCttgtccagggaagggcaatAAAGCTGGTGAAcgatctggagcacaagtcctatgagaaCCTGGCCGAGGGAGTTCGAgctgtttagcctgaagaaggcCCAGGAAGAtgttgctctctacaactacccaAAAacaggttgtagccaggtgagggtcagcctcttctcccaggcaactcTAACAAGACAAGAGATCACAGTCTCAAGCTATACCAGGACAGGTgtaggttggacattaggaagaactTCCTCgcagaaagggtgattagatTGGAATTGCCTGCCCGGGTAGTTGGTGGAGTCAGGTCCCgggaggtgttcaaggaaagACTGGACCAGTGAGTGCCACAGTCTGGTTGACACGGTGGTGTTCAGCCACAGGCTGGATCCGATGCcctcagaggttttttccaacctaactgATTCACAGCGCCGTGCCAGGAGGCTCCGGGGCCACGTCCCATCCCagcggcggccgcggcggcgCCTCCCGGACCCGCCAGGGGGACGGCACCGCCAGGGGGCGcagcggggccggcccgggcGGAAGCGGCGCGGGAAGCTCCGCTCGGCCGCGCCGGAACCGACCGAGAGAGCGGTTCCGCTCGGCCCCTTCGCCCGCTGGAGCCTCAGGCTGCCCGGGTGGGTGTGGGGACGGCGGAGGGGCGGGCgaggggcggcgggagcggccgAGCCAAGGGTCCGGGACGGAAGTGTGGGAGCCCGGGCGCGTGGCGGAGCGGAGAGGAGGTGACTGCTGCACCAGGCGCTGCATGTGGCACCAGGCGCTGGCTGCGGCACCTGTACGGCCTGGGCCTTTCCTTTTCTCGGCAGCACGTGTGCCCCGGGCCGGGGCGGCCGGGAGGGGCTCAGCGGGGGCGCTGTTCTGCCCGGGGCCTGTGCTGGGCCACGAGGCCTGTGCTCCTACCAGCCCTGGGTGTAATTGTTTGCCCTGTCTGCAGGGGCCAGAGCTGCCTATGGCTTCTGTGAGCCCTAAAGGCACTGGCTGGAGTCTGGGCACGACTTGTGTGCCGCCAGGAAATGAATTATCCTTTCAAAAGCAGTAGTGGGGAAGTTTCATCCTCTTATGACCAAACTGACCAACCATACACGAAATATAAACTTACTGGGGCTGCTGATAATAGTACAGCTTCCAGCAATTGGCTTTTGACCTCTGAATTTTGGCCCAAATGGCTTTTGGGTTTGTGTCCTGGAGCTCAGAGAATGAAGACCCGCTTTTGGGGAGCCACAGAGGATTACGCTTGTGTCAGCCTCTGCTCAGGCCAAAAGAGCAGTAATACGTATGCTAAAGTTTGTAAACATTACTGTACACTAAAgtttgaaaacagtattttgccTTATGTGTATTTGTATCCCTTCCATCCACAGGAATTGCTGCTGTTGTAAGGACACTGACGTGGACATGATAGTGATAGGTGGGTCTTCACAGCACTCCTGTTGGGATGAGAAGCAGCCACAACTGCATCATAAGTACAGGACAAATCTCGTATTTGCAGCCATTCACAAACAAGAATGCAGTTTATAGTACTGGGAATTTTTACCCCTTTTTTTTAAGGGATATAAGTTTTGCTGCCAACTGTCTCAGCAATCACAGGCTTATATTTCTCCGTGACTGTAACTGGGACGCTTCGGTATTAAAGTTAACGTCATAGACTAGCAGTGAACAGTATTAATCTGAAGTAAAGAATGTCAAACCGCTTTTCAGacatttcccttccctcttttgGTGGTAATTCTGCACCAAGAGTAAGcatcagaaatacaaaatgaagTAGGTGTTTATGGGAGGATGCACACACTTGCTGAAATTAGGAGAAGTGTACCTGGAAATGTAATTCCTGTATGAATGTCCTGTCACATTTTACTGACCATCTCTTACTAACCGTTGCCAGGAGCTGGAGGCTGAGTTAGGGACAGCTCTGGCCTGTGGTCTCACAGCAGAGACAAAACCAGCAACGGCCAGAGGGGTGGACAGCTGTCTGTTGTTTGGGGCATTTCCGATTTAAATGGTGTTTTCAGGAAAGCTTTATATAGATGTGTTTTTTGAGACCTGCTGAATGTAATGAAATGTCACCTTCCTTTAGTAATGTCTTACGTTTTTATCATAACATCACACAACAGGTTAGTTAATCTTGTGTTGCTTGGTATTGTGAATAGTCGAGCCCTCCCTGATCCCTCACTGGGTttgagctgtccctgctgcctccagcgTGGCCGCCGTGTGGCAGCGCTGTATCCAACACACCACTCGTCCCAGAGTGGTATAACTCACCAAGTTATAAACCTCAGGGTGTCGTGGTTGTGCCTCACGATATGACAGACATTGTCTCATTTTCTGTTGACTTCCAAGGGAATTAAATGCTGTCATTGCTTTGATcagatttattttcagtaatagTCACCTGCCTCAAGCTGGTAAGGGAACAGGCATGTTTTGATGAAAGGGAGTACATCTCTGGTTAATTATCAgtggagaaatattttaaaaatgtgaaaaaggaagttacattaataaaaaatttcCATCAATAGGGATCAGCATAAGCAAACAAGTCTCTTTGCCAttttaaattctgcattttctggTGAGTTTCGTATGTTCAATAGCTtccatattttattattaaaagtaTAAGTTACAGAAGTAAAGCTGTcacatttgttttctgatgcttgtcatgtttcttattttatgtAGTTTGTTTTGGAAGAgtaattctgcagaaaataaaacagactcATTCTTTAATTTAATGTCCAGGTTTGCAGCATTGTTATGCTCTGCTTTATATTTGTAGTCTTAATGtttcataaattatttatgaaaataattaaagtttgtttctgtgtttggcAAAACAGGTTTTTCATATTTGGTAAATAAACTAGTATAGTTGGATAGTTTTGCCagggtttttcccctccttccctttcagAAAGCACATGTACCTTGTTGCTTTAAAAGGTGTATTTACATTAAGCTTGAACCTGATCCTGTTCATGCTGAAGCTAGTTCAAAGAATTTTTTGTCATGTAGGAATTAGATTGaacatgaaaattaaacatGTACTTTTTCTGAAGTAGAAAATTAAAGAATCGGCTACCATGGGCTTAGGTTTCTAAGTATGAGAAAAAGACACTATGGCAACATCTACAGTATCCAGATGTGTGTTGGAAAGAGACAAAAAGTATATGTGTACATCGTGAGAGCAGAGATAAAAGTTTTGAAGAGGGCTGTTGTTGGAAATGAGGTGTTTGAAATGCACGAGGAGGGATGGCACAGGAATCTTTGGTGGGTGTGTGGGTTGGAAGTGTTATAAGTCATTGAAGTGTTTTGCAGTGATGTCAGTGTTAGGTTTCCTTCTTCCTCCAAGCAGGCAGGAGGGAATAAAGTGAAGTCACAAGCTTTGGTTGCCTAAATCAGATTGCCTGGATCCGGAGCCTTTGCTGCCATGAGTTGTCTCATCAATTTCAATGAGACTGCTTGTGTATGTCGAGCTTCTTGTACATAGGTTGGTGTTACCAGGGATTTATGAGTTGGAGCTTGGTGTGGGCTTTAGAAAGGACAGTAATTTGCTTTTGTGGTAGCCAcgatttgcattttgtttgaatatgGCCCATCCTGCTCTCCTTTCACACAGCGGGGCTGTGTGAGGCAAAACACTGGTTTTTAATCAGTATTGTTACATGTGAAGCAGAACACAACTGGTGTATGTACTGTATTCATATGCATTTAGACCAATCCTAGTTTTATGCTCTTATAAATCTACAGCAGTTTTAAGTGCTGTCTTGGCTGTATTCCAGTGTTTCCAGGAATAGTATTTGACCATTTCTTGGGGGTCGCAGCAGGTATTTAAATGTACTGTTTCTTTTACCTTTCACTGGCACTCACGTACCAAAGTTCAAGATGAGAGTGAAAAGTGTCAGGAGGAATATGTGGATGTAGCAGGTAACACATCttaatgtaataaaataattgcCAGACAGGAAGGAGTTCCAGAATATTTCTCAATGATTCCTACTGGTAAATTATACTGAAAATGCTGGTAATTAAAAACCCTACCTGGTGGTTATGGATGTCTTGTTCTTGTCTtgttctccctctttccccactttttcctttttctttcttttttcctcatctgGTTGCCCCTCTCCCTGAAGCCTTTTCctcacatttaaaaaatgtgactGCAACCTGAACTGACTTGTGTTTTCTTTATAGTAGGCAGGATCAgattctggggggaaaaaaaattgaaagcagGGTCTGTATGTGGTTATAAGTGCACCACAGGTTTAAACAGAAATCTGCTGCTTGAGTGGAGTTGAGATGGGTTTAATCATTTTATGGCAATTGCTTCTTTTATATAATTCCCTGTGCAGACACCTCTAAAAAGTGAGAACAGTGTGCTTCCTTTAAGTTTATGATTTTTGTTTGGCattaatttggaaaataaaggtTGTAGAAGTGGGATGTGTGGgagaaaattgaaaagaaaaagttaaggGGAGAAATGTTCAGTCCCAGCATTTTAGGCTGCATTGTAGAAGGCTCCCTTTTAGTTTTCTTACTGTAGTGAGGCAGTTTAAGGAGTGGGTTATTACGGATGCTCATCAAAATCTATAAATAAGAGATTTCAACTAGCCCCAAGAGAGAAGGGATATTTAATAGTTGTAGGCCACAGTACTCAAATGTAACAGAAATACATTCAGTGCCTGTGTCAATCTTCATACATgtattacaaattaaaaatctactgttttcttttctagttCACCCTGATCATCACTAGAACAAACTCCATAAGAGATGGTAAGAGTTCTTTATGGGTTTCTATGTGATAACTTAGTCACATTTTATATAGAAAATGCATATGAACACTTTTATTGAactgtgaatgctgatgtgtaAAAATAAGATGTGAAAGTGGCtaaattgctttgaaaatagAATTCAGATTACAACAATGAATGGTTTGTCTACTCCTGGGAAGACTCCAGAGACATAACAGGAAAATAACAGAGGACTCTGATCATTTGCCTTAGATTTATAGCTTTTGTTTCCTTGAGGAAATCTCTTATTTCCATCTATTCCACAGCTGAaaaagcacagacacagaacTAAGTTAGACTAAAagtgttccttttccttttccaccccaatgtaaaacatttctgtattttttttaaacagatgtatttttaaaattcaaatgtaAGAGGGGTTTTCAAGGGTCACtttcaacaaaaaaaccccacaaaaagtAGTTGGACAAGCACCAACATCACAGTTCTGTCTACATGAACTGactttttgtcttcctttcccCTAAGTTAACAACTGGAACTAGTCAGCTAGACAAATCAGCCAGCTGGATTCCAGAGCTTTCAGTAAAGTCATCAGGGCCCTTTTTAGAAACATTGTAGAATTCGAGACAATTTTTGAGCTTTAAAAGAATATATTGTCTTGTTTGGGGATATATAGACTGTAGGAGATTCCCACTTTGTCAACTTTCATGATGTTTCAAAACtggattttaaattattttaatatttaaggTGAAAAATAGACAAAACGTTTTGAAAGTGACCTGTGACTGTATCAGATTTTATAACAGGACCTTCTCATCTGTCTGCTGAAGGATGAGGAGTCAGTGTGACATTCTTAAGCAAAGTGAAATAGTAAACAAAACATTGTTCATCCTGACTTTTAGGTAGTTGGGTAATTAGGAATGAAGAAATTCCATATGGAGGACAGATGCTTTTCTTGTACCCACTCATTTTAGGAATAATCCAGACAGCATGGTCTGGTAACAGTGCAATGTTAGACCAAGAGGAGAATAACAATGAAGTTTCATCTCCATGAATTCTTACTTTTCAGGAAAGATAAGCTGTCTGCACTTTAAAATCATATATCTGAGCTTCACAGCCCTTCACAATTAGGTTGTAATTTTCAATAGGGAATATCTTAAGTAAAGTCAGTTTGTTGTGCTGGGTTTTCTCTGTGTACTCTGTTAGCTGAAGGTATCTTTTTTCTGAGAGCACTTAGCAATGAccttaaaaagaaatagtattTATAGATCTCTTTTGGGAAAATGGGCTCAATTTTGCAGAAATATGGTAGCATGAGAGTTACAATTATTATTCCAAACTCACTAGCATTTGCATTATTGCCTGAGAACCAGAGAGTGAAAACAAATGTAAGGAAACTAAATTAACCTCTCTTGGCAGTGTTAGCATTAAATAGAAAgtatttctttggtttgttttttctgttttgctttaggtttctttttttccaaagaaacatTTGTTTTGAGACTACAAAATGGTGCCAGTTCTGATCAAGACAACAGACTTAAAGATTTTTATCTTGTATgccctttaaaaagaaaaaaaaccctatttaaTAAAGAACTGTAAATGTCATGTTCATCTCTGAAAACCTCAGCTAATCCTGCCATAGTTTTGAGCATTTGCCAAAACACGGCTTGATTAAGTTTTCCGATTTGAAGTACAGGCTTTCCATTTTAGCCCACATAAAAGATTTTCTATGGAAATTAAGAcatgggagggaaggaaaaaagatttgCTGTTTACTTTACTTGTGCTAGGCTATAGTGTACTTTGTGGCCTTCTTTTAAGATCCTCTATTATCACACTTTTTGAGAGTAggatgaggaggaagatgaaATGGCTTCTATGAAGGGAGCCCAAAGCTGGAAGAACTGTGAGGCTTTGTAGTTGCTCATGAGGGGAAATCAacagtttaaaactgtttttttcaagACAGCTAAGATTAGCTGGAAGACAGGAGAAAGTGTATTACAGTATGTTTCATTCTATAGAActatttttctctgtgctttatcAATGGCACTTTATTACctcttttcacatttttgttGCTGATGAGTACAAAGGGGAGATTTACTGGCAGCTTGCATTTGGCTAAATACAGTCTTGGTTTTGATCGAGGCTGTGATGGATATATGAACTTGTCTGAATTGCCATTTGACCTTTTCTGAGAAACTTTGGCAGGCAGATGGAGGAAATATGTTACTGGATAAAATGAATGCCTTTGTTTAATATGGAGGAATTTTAATCTcttgtgttttctgtctgtgGATTTGGAAATCAGGTGTAGGTTGTAATATCTACACCTTGGAATGATTCAGTTCTTGTAATTCACACAAGTGGCTAAGGAATTATGGAATACATCCACAAAGCATATTCCCTAAAAAGAATGGATTCCCACTTCGAACACTTGGAAAATATCTTCTGGATACTACAACTTGTCTATTGCTAGTTCTTCCCTGGTAATTGTGTTGATGCAAAACCATCTCTTGTAGGAGTAATGAAGTGTAGTGCACGTGCACTTGTTTTTCAAATCTGTTTTCTCATAGGTAAAGGATGACTAGTGATTAAAAGGCAAAACTGTGcttgcatttcacagaatcacagaatggattgggttagaaaagacctccgagatcatcaagtccaacccttggtccaactccagtccctttaccagatcatggcactcagtgccatgtccaatctcagtttaaaaacctccagggatggtgaatccaccccctctctgggcagcccattccagtgcctgattactctctctgtaaagcatttttttctgatctccaacctaaatttcccctggtagagcttgagcccgtgcccccttgtcctattgctgagtgcctttACAGTGTTTCTCCCTTCAATTATTGTttggtttctctctctctttctttgtgACTTTTTTTGGAGGGGTTGATTTTTTTGTGGTCTTTCCCTCTCCCCGTGTTTTGGCCACAGGAGGACACCGAGCCGTGGTATTTGCAGAAGGTGTACACAAGGTACTGGAAGCACTACGACTTAGCCATGCGCTGGATGCGCAGGCACCAGAGAGCCTACAGGAAAGCCGTGGAGTCCTTTTATCACCTACCATGGCATCCTCCGGCAGCCTCTCCAAGCTGCCACTACTCAGATTGGGATGGGAAGGATCTGCCACATACCCGAAACCGACCACATGGCAGAGCTCTGTACCCTGGTGGAGGTCAGCAGTGCACAGGTGCCTAccaagagagggagaagggtgACCAGGACTCCGAAATTGAGGAGGATGCTGGAAGGGACTCCGAAATGGAGGAAGACTCCGAATCTGAAGGGGAGATAGAATATGACTTGAGTAACATGGAAATCACAGAGGAGCTTCGCcagttctttgcagagacagagagacaccGGGAAGAACTGCGTAAGTCTAtactttttctgtgttttgtggtgTTTGGTGGCCATAACATTGAGTGCTGGATGGCATCAACATTTACAGGTTTTGCAGGAATTCACTGAAACAGGCACTGCAAATGAGCAAGACAAACAGAATGAATAGGCAAAACTGAGAGGTGCACTTAAGTACCATTCATTAGAAATAAatctctgaaaatgtttttggtgaaggagagagaaaattatGACTTCAAAGAGGAGAATAACACTTCTGTCCAGAAGACAGTATTTATCTTCAGTGCTGAAGAAAAAACACCAGAATTTTTATGGTTAAATCTAGTTAATGTGCTGTTATTTCTGAGGGGAACCCACAGGAAATGCTTTACTAC
Protein-coding sequences here:
- the GEMIN8 gene encoding gem-associated protein 8; this encodes MEDTEPWYLQKVYTRYWKHYDLAMRWMRRHQRAYRKAVESFYHLPWHPPAASPSCHYSDWDGKDLPHTRNRPHGRALYPGGGQQCTGAYQEREKGDQDSEIEEDAGRDSEMEEDSESEGEIEYDLSNMEITEELRQFFAETERHREELRRQQQLEAEDPYVEADQDFHRRTERSVEPPTERPGERRMAEMKKLYGAEAAKIQAMEAAMQLIFDRNCDKKQPKYWPIIPLKL